The DNA window CTCCATTGCAAGGCTTATGTTCAATCCACCAAGGCTATGTCCGACTAAAACGACCTTCTCGTTCTGTGGGATCGAATCCATGAACTCTAACAACGGTCTTGTGTATTCGGCAAATGTTCGGACATCATCTAGCCTTCTTGGGTTGATGCCAGAGGCCGACATGTCTAGGGCAGTGACATAGTGGCCGGCAGCCTCGAGTCGGGGCTTGAGTTTGTACCAACACCAAGAACCTTGGCATGCGCCGTGGACTAGAACAATATGTGCACTTTTTTGCTTTGAGACATCCATTCGTTTTGAGCGTGGTGTGTATTTTTGTTTGATCAGGGAATATACATATAGCCATGGGCATGAGATTATGCATGCCTTTATATGCTACGCAGAGGGAAGTAAATAAGACATGGCACTTCAATATTTGGTTAGGGCTATTGGCTTCTAGCTTGCAATAGTAATCTTTATGTTTGAAtgaagttaaaaataaaatgaaaaatgtcaATAAGTCATTTATGTATTAGTATGTGATATTTTTAGTCCAGCTTATTTGGTTGAATCAATTATAATCCTATAAATATGTATTTTCGATCAATTTTATCCATTAATATCCTcaaaataatgtaattaaatgttCAATTTTATCGTTAAATTTTTGTAAGTGATGAATTTTTTTTCGAAACATGCATAGATGTATGACAACGTACGAAATTATAAGTTTTGATAATGATATTAGccacttaattaaataattttggcGACAATGACtaaaattaatcaaaataaCATATTTACAGGACTTTAATTGATTCAACGATAAAACCAAGACTAAAAATGTCAAAAACCAACACGTGTAAGACTAAAATTAACATTTTGCCAAAataaagtatttaaaatttgaatCTTATTTGAATTAGTTTAGTTCTAGATAAATGATCGAAGCTGGCCTATTATGGcaatatatttgttttaatttattaCAATTTGGATTGAAACTACAATTGAGGGTGAACTACAATTTTGAAGGATAAATTGTTCGTTTGAAACATGTGGTGTCCTTTCGTATGTCTAGAGAGCTTATTAAAACCTCGCGCTGCACCTGATCACTAGGCAATAGGCATACCGAAAAATTTATTTGTGCCgaaaaatttgaatttgagaAAGTATTTAAACGAAATATTTGAAATGTTTATATGATAAGATATATGTGAAATTCACGAcgatgattttgaaaataattattataaatgaaTTCATCaatttaatttcagttttaagaaattttttcctTTGGTGCCTGGAAAAAAGTTGCAAAATTATTACAGATGAATTTGTTTCTAAATATGGATGACACTAGAGCAGTCATCCAGTCAATTATTATACGGATTGAGATATAAATTATCAACCCGTTTGAATGTGGGTCAAAACGGAACAACCTGTaagttatgatttatggtttaagaaaaaacttgtgtgtgaCGATCTTActtatcgtattttgtgagacagatcttttatttgggtcatccttaaaaaatattactttttatgctaagtgtattactttttattgtgaacatcaatagagttgatccgtctcacatataaaaatttgtgaaaccgtctcacaagagacctactctatggCTTGAAACTGATTGacacatgatttatttaaaaaattaaaattttatcaaattataaaCAGTCGATTTTTCTCACCCATCCATAGGTTTTATcgacaattaaaaaaattaatttaatttgcaaATTATGAAGTTATGTTCTTTACTTAATTGATATACtgattttttgaattttagatTTTTAACTGAATAGAGTCGAGGTTTTTCTAAAACGACACCAAATTATGTGAATAAAACAGTCAACAAGCTGCGATCACGATTCGGTTCTAAAACAGCTGGTTCTTCTGCTTCTACTTGATGAGAACTTGGAACCGAATCATCCGCGGGTGGTTCGGTCTCAGAATCACCAATTCCGATTCTACTTTCTTAGGGAAAATataacaaattttttaaacGGTTTGATTTTGATTCCAAACGATTTCCCAAAAAATGACTCTCAAAAAGTCTCAAAGTAGGGGCCAATCGGAAACACACAACAAAATGAAACTCTGGGAAGGCAGTTATAATGTTGATACATACATATCCACAatttcttcaatcaaatgactCAAGCTTACAGCTGCAATTCACAGACTTCAGCGCACACTTAATATTCACAGGTGAAGCAATCTACTTGAGTTCCTGGACAAACACTTGTAATAAAAGAAATGGGTCGGCTCGGGGTTGTTGCAAGTCAACTGAGCATTGTAGGATGCCCAGTTTGGAGCATCCTCTTGAACATGTCCATCCCAAATGCAGAATCTGATGAACTAAGAGAAGGCAGTACATAACTAAGCAGCTTTATACTTGGCTTCAGGTACCTCTAGGAAGACAAAAATAACAATAGCAACATTGAAAGAGACGTTGATAGTTTGTTGTAATTGCAAAACCGGAGGATTATCAATGTATCTAAACGTGGATAACTATATTAATCTAAGCGTGGATAACTATATTAATCTAAACGTGGCAAACTATATTAATGCCTTTCTCTTAGTCAGTTGCTATAGAGAACCAGGCAGACGTAAGTGGTACGAAGAACCATCTCTTATGGCTATAAAGTGAACTCTAAAATTCTATAATTTGCTAATCAAGCAGGATTTGAGTAAGATTTGTTTTTCagaaaggaaagaaaagaaaaggccAAATGCCGGTATGTTCAGTAAGAAAATCACCTTTTGTATACCTTTTGCAACAAATTCAAAGCTAGAGCTTTGTTCGCATCTGGATGGAATAACTACTTAAATCTAACGTAGGTTGTTACGCAGTCCTAGtaaaatttttacaaacctAGGTAATGCTAAAAAGACATTCTAGCATATTAAAGAGAAGCTTTACGCAAATTTCatctagaaaaattaaaaagCACGCAAAATGTAGTGGATTAAACAAAGAGAAGCCATGGAAAATAATCGACTGCACATATGCTGGCTTCAGCTTGGCCAATAAGTTGGACATCAAGTGAATATATTTATGGAGAGATATTTTTCATCTTAAAAAGACAATCCTAACTTTCAATTCATAAATTAACTATACAccacttaaaaataattaaattacatGGTAAAAGATGTGTCGTGACCTTGGAAAGATTTAAGTGCAAACACGATTCATCCAAATACcagatttaaaagattttattttgCATAATCTGCGTTGAACTAAATTAGAATCTATCCCCTGGTTATATAAGGATTTAAAACCTCCTCTGTTCCCTATATATGTACATAGAGATTATAGTTGACTCCATTTAAATACAAGAAACCATACGTACCGCAGAAAATATTGAAAAGGTTTCCCTTTTAAAACCACGATATTGAAATAAAACAGTATATAAGGCCGTATAAGAATAATATACCAAAACCCTACAAGCTACCAGCGAAGGCATGATAAAATAATCTAAATGAAGGTATGGACTATGGAGAGTACCTTGAGATGGTAATTTCATACGGAAATGAAACACCTTCAAGGTTTGGTATTGGAGGAACATGATCCTTCTTATCATTGACAAACCTAATTATCTGAAACAGAACATCACGAAGAGAAGCTTCCAATGCAGTGCGCCGAGCACCCCTTGCCTCCGCCACAGTTTCTGTGGGCAATAACAGAAAATTAGTGTGACAGCTACATGCCCGCTAAAAGTAAAGAGTGAAATCTCGTATCTCTAAACCTTCACTCGTATCTCTAAACCATATTAAAAGTTTACCTCCAGGATCAACTACTATTTTTGAATAATGAGACTTGCCAGAATGCCCTTTAGCGTGTTGTGCAACATTCAAATTGATGTACCACTGTTCCCAGTGGAGGCGTTCAACTTTGTTAGTGAACCATGTGGCCTGTTTGTTTTTGACTTCATAGAAGGACAAACATATCTGGGTCCCAGTAATATACAGAACAAACAACATCAAGAGATGTCATAATAAATTCAGAAAGAGATTTTCAAGGCAGAATCGAATTCATTAAAAATAAAGTCTACATTTCCTTCTCACACTACTACACGTATCACTAAAAAATTGCATTCAGCACGACCAGAGTGGATTAGCATTGTCATTTAGATGTattaaattaagaaaattgACCAGCTCTCAAAACATTTACTACTATGAAGTATTCAAAACACACATGCACCACAGCCTGGATCCTCATAAGCCTTTCCATTGAAAAGAGAATACATGCTACATCATCTATTGCAACAGGAAACTAACCCAAGTACCTAACAAAGAGAATAGCTACATCATCTTGCCCTAGGGTatcagaaaaaaaatattaacagAAAAATATGTCAGCTAGGATGGAATTATTCAACAAGGAGGTAGACCTTTTGTGTCCATATTCTATAAGAAAGTTCTTCAGCATgacaaaaaaaatgatattaacAAATGGTAAGTTAAAATCAAAGGTTGATGGAGACTAATGGACAATCTTGACACAATTAATGCCTATGAAACCTGTGTTCATTGGTCCTTCCACAcgcttaaaaataataaaaatagatTAACCACAAGTGTATGAACCACAGATTTTGTAGAGTTCAAGATTATTGCAATTCATGGACCTGATTTTTCTTGTTTGGGTGCTTCTCCACCCTATCAATGAACTGGTCGATCTTCTCatcaatttttctctcaacctCCATATCACCACATTGCACCTGGAtattagataaaaaaaaagGTGAAGAACTGGTAcaagatgaaaataaaaaatcacgTCTCAAATTACCCGTGAGCAGGGCATTGAACTTCAGGAAAACTAAGGCTCCATTTGGATTTGAGGTTTCATTTTAACAATAGATTTGAAACAACTCGATAATATTTAGGATTTGAAATACCTTGGTTTTATTAAGAAAAATGCCTTAAAATCAAAGATAATGGATTTGAAAATTAACCAAATAATTTGAGTGGATTTGTAGCAAGGATTTGAAATCCAAATCTATCAAACTCCTTCCATCCAAATCGAACCTAGGAGATTTGTCAGTATATGTTGGCATTCCATCCAAAAaagaaacatttttttttatggtGATACAAGGAATACCTACCCAAAGACCACACAAGAGAGAAAAACagacatttaaataataatGCATTGTGTCATTATCCAAACATACATCAAGCACCACCTTGGCAACCATATTAAGATTCTATAAATAAATGAGAAGTATACTAGTGTTGTATCTTACAAATTTTGGTAAACTCATAATGGTTAAATTGCTTATGGACGCAGAAGTGCCATGACGCTTTAGTAATTACAAAACTCAGTCAACCTAGAAGCTTGTGCAAATCCACTAATTCAAAGAAAGCTTAAATAAAGAGTAAAGCTTGATTGTTTAAATTATGTAATACATACAACTAAAGCACCACAGATAGAAGTAAATTCATCTATGAGGAGACATATGTCAAATGATACCTTTTTTGTTCAAAGAATTGGtccaataattttattaaaaacagAGACTAAATCTCTTAGAttgtgctcggatttcctcgaCTTGTTTGGATAAAGAAAATCGAAgggaaatatatttgaaatacatCTCTCAGATCCTTTCTCAAATCAAATCCCTCCCTCCAAGCACAACTTCtaggaaatattattttttttgtaatgtAACTCGcatgtttttcattttttggtttCGTTGTCTGTAAATTTACAACCTTAGTATGCTAAATcgctaatttttaattttttcgaaattatttattttccaTCGGAGTGATGACGTGATGGTGAAAAATGATGGTATGTTATCGGAAAATGTTTACGTAGCCGATTTCATGCCAGCACTCCAGTGAAAAATGGctaaactaaaaaaaaatgcaaattaATGTACTAAATACGTGAATTGATtgataacaaaataaaaaataaacagtATACAAGTTACATGACCAGATAGGTAATTTCCCCAATCTCTTATTATCCATTAAAAGTCCCAATCAAAATAATCAACACTTTACTCAAAGACAATGCAAAACTTGCACACTATAAAAAAGTTCAGAGCAGGGTTAATGTACTAGCAGCTAGAAACTGAATAATCAATAAAAATGGAATCAATGAAGATCATATAAACCGATCTCTGAGAAAACGGGAATTACTTACATATGTAATCTCAAAAAGCTCCAAATCAACATCTTTAGGCCGCACTAGGCCTAAAGCTCGATGGAACAACACAGTGTGTAGAATGCCTGCACATCAAAATTTCACACCCATCAACGATTGTAAGCACAAATGGCATCGCTTATAAACAACCGAATATCACAAAATCTTGAACTCTTCAACAAAGTAACCACCCATGGTTCCCAATGCAAAAGATTAAGAGCGATCATATAAAATTCATGTTTCTAGATCATACATCAATCTCAATTTCaaattttcatcataaaaattACTGCAAAAAGAATCAAAATTCAGCTACACAACTACACAAGTAAACTGGAAAAACCTCACCATGAAAGATCAACATAGCTATAAGAAAGTCGAATCATCAGTTCATCACCAAAGAATAAATAACAAACCcattgttttaaaataaaatttggtaAAAAGAAGGCAACTTACAACGTAGAACTTCACATATCTCGAAATGCTCAACTTCCTGATTTATTGTGTGAAAAATCAATCGTTAACCGTAGCGTATAAAAATATGCCATCAAAAGGATTAGGAAAAAAAAAGGATACTTACGAGTTCTTTGAGCTGGCAAACTTCGCAATTCATCGAGATTGTCCACCTGGAAAAGGGAGAGCAATAATATAGATGTTCGAATCTTGAAAAATAGAGAGGAAAACAAGTGGAGAGAACCCCGCCGATGTGCGCTCCGATCCGATTAGTGGTGGCGTAAATAGTTCAAGTTACCAGGTTGGAAGACCCAGAAGCGTGTTTGCTATCCGCACATATAATCTATACATGCGACTTTTGGGCCTGATTGGAACGGCTTGAACGCTTTTAGGACACATATCTGCGAAATTCTTAGGAAAAATGTGTTTAATATAGAAAACTTTTCTCAGTTTTATTGCATGTTGGCGATGTTGTAAAACTTCAGATCATTATTTATGCGTATATATATGATGGGCACATGCtccatttaattatttaatccaACTCGATTATTTATTTGTTGGATTAATAAGAATATGTCTAATTTAATAAACTTAATTCAATTAGTTATTTGTTAAGTTTTAACATTAATTAGCACCAAAATTTTGGATTGTGTGTGCGAATGTCCAAGCTCATTAAGCACTcctaaaaatctataaatagaggaGTTTCTGCCGAATTCAAGATATGCTCTCATTTTGATAAAAATTCTTTAGTTCTCTGAGTTTTCTTGGAACTGtttactgacttgagcgtcggagtgtcTACGTCGGGAACCCTCCCGACGCCCACTTAACGAGTGTTTGTGACGCAGGTGACGCCCCGCAAATTAACTGTACATTGTCTACGTGGatccgtttatcagccagacGAGCCCATTTATGGGCCAAGTGGACCAGTTTACTAACCAGTCGGATCTCACGTACGCATCGACTCATTTATTTTAGCtgcattaatatatattttaaaaaactaatTGGGTATTCCCTTATGCGAATCCAACGTACCACATGTTCATTTGATGGCAGGTGTGCTATTTTGAAGATAGCGCACCTCCCATTGGAGTTTCTCCCTTGCGCCAAAATGGCGTGAACCTCCAATTGGAGTTTCTCCCTTGCGCCAAAATGGCTTTTCACGCTCAGGGTTGGAGATGCCCTCGTAGATACTATAAATACTAGTTACTCTGCACACATGTTACATGTGTAtacaatcttttttatcattatcgatggactaaagtgaaaattgaaaaattaatggagggactaaattgatatttgaatgattgaaataaaaataaaaatgtgtgttgaaataaaaaaacaaaaaaacaaaattgtaaTATTACTATAACTGTAAGGGTAAAACTGGAAAAAAAAGTGATGACACTGACATTGAGACTATAATTGCCAGCCCTCAATTCACATTTTGGTGCAGTTCACGCGTTTTCGCGTCATCATTTTTACGTTAATTAATGAATAAAAGAATCCATTTTCATCCACAAACTTACTGATAATCTCCATTATCACTGTCTAGTAGGggtgatcaaatttttttattaaccgcCCGAACCGCTCGAACCGAATTGCACCGCACcgtttttcataatattttataaaaactgcgattaaaaatattaatcataaacCGCACCGCATACGcggttcggttatttttttTGCCAAGAACCGCACCAAACCGCACCGCCTAAACCGATTGCCATAATATTTGGcctaaaattataataatttgtaaacaacatattcaaataaagaagtcATCATTCATTATACCCTAACTatctttaaaattattattcttacaaataaaacttatctttttcttaattattcttcatattagtcttttattaaagtatttattttttttactacaatattttgtttgtagtctgaaaataaaaaaatgataaaatagtgtaaatgtcatttttgttgtgaatgtgttatgttgttaaattattaactttgttttgaatcttgattattgtttaatcTATTTTGATCTTTATATGCTTtgaactatattttatatttgaaaataatatattgttgttgttttcaaataaattagaatacatgttctaatattttttattaaaaaaaccgTAAAACCGACCGCAACCGCTTGAAACCGCTCAAAACCGCAAGGCTGAATTTTTACGTAAAACCgcaattaatttttcaaaatactaaCCGACTGCATATGGCAATtcggtttgatttttttttaaaaaaaccgcaaAACCGCACCGTGATCACCCCTACTGCATAGATTTACTCCTTTTCTGCAtgggaaaaaagaaaagaaaaagagggtCTCAGTTAGGTCATTTAGTTAAATAATTCTGCACATGATaagataaacatgtgatatataatataaagataagttaaagataaataagatgtaagatattatatataatgtttgatataattttaataagagtgattaaatttatatattagattgtaatgacaaaattaacattatcataatgaattttataatttcaaagttgttgcttaagttcatattttttatatgttcatgcaccgagtgcttgcatgatttatttatttttatctaattttatatattatataatatgataattgagctcttgattttgtgagtcaagtcaaatatcaatttttaagattaatcgagtgatactaataattttatagaaatttataaaattatttatataattatcatattatataatatataaaaataaataaaaatatttatttgattttaatttctacctactagcatagatttataaaaatcatttctaAATTAAGGCTAATTAAGTCATTTatagtgtattttatcattaaataaaaattatcacacctaatagaagagacattttatccttctaaaaaattatttatcaagggcccatgatattatcatgggtTTTTTAAAAAGATATCAAACATGGGACAAGGGgaattatttatcaatcactCTCTTATTctatgtaccaaactatacctTAATGATTAAATATGTTATGAGATTTACCATTTTGATTTAATGCATGCGTTCAAATCAACTAAATAATGTTGATTTGTTTCGTGAAGCTAAGTTAGAGTTGGGTCGGATTGAAGCTATTGTCTTGTGTCGCCTGTTATTCATTTATAGAACTCAAACTTGAAATTTTGCTTGAATATCTTATGAAATTTACCATTTTTTATTCAATGCATGCATTCAAATCAACTAAATAAAATCGATTTGTTTCACGAAACTAATTTTCGAGTTTGGTTGGATCGTGTCGAAGCCTTGTAAACTCTATTGtcgtctatttttttttttatttatttatgagatTCAAACTCGAGACTTTGCTTTAACGAAatgtattattttgatttaatgcATGTCTTCAAATCAACAAAATGAGACTGATTCATTCCCATCATTATTTGAGAActttaaacattctttttcataaatttGATTAATGTGAGTCGGGACATATCTAAAATTTGAATTGATGGTAGTAAAGATTGAgagtaaaatatatatttttaaaatctgtTAAAAGTAAAATTGACTCTTGTTGGGACAATTGGATTCACtcgaatatattatattaatttgaacaattctgattatatggagtaaggatgtaaacgaaccaaaccgtttgtgagctattcgaagctcgattcgataaaagctcgtttgagctcgtttaatgaggctcgttaagataaaaaaaaacc is part of the Primulina eburnea isolate SZY01 chromosome 1, ASM2296580v1, whole genome shotgun sequence genome and encodes:
- the LOC140840073 gene encoding autophagy-related protein 101-like isoform X2: MNCEVCQLKELEVEHFEICEVLRCILHTVLFHRALGLVRPKDVDLELFEITYVQCGDMEVERKIDEKIDQFIDRVEKHPNKKNQICLSFYEVKNKQATWFTNKVERLHWEQWYINLNVAQHAKGHSETVAEARGARRTALEASLRDVLFQIIRFVNDKKDHVPPIPNLEGVSFPYEITISRYLKPSIKLLSYVLPSLSSSDSAFGMDMFKRMLQTGHPTMLS
- the LOC140840073 gene encoding autophagy-related protein 101-like isoform X1 — its product is MNCEVCQLKELEVEHFEICEVLRCILHTVLFHRALGLVRPKDVDLELFEITYVQCGDMEVERKIDEKIDQFIDRVEKHPNKKNQICLSFYEVKNKQATWFTNKVERLHWEQWYINLNVAQHAKGHSGKSHYSKIVVDPGETVAEARGARRTALEASLRDVLFQIIRFVNDKKDHVPPIPNLEGVSFPYEITISRYLKPSIKLLSYVLPSLSSSDSAFGMDMFKRMLQTGHPTMLS
- the LOC140840073 gene encoding autophagy-related protein 101-like isoform X3 — translated: MNCEVCQLKELEVEHFEICEVLRCILHTVLFHRALGLVRPKDVDLELFEITYVQCGDMEVERKIDEKIDQFIDRVEKHPNKKNQICLSFYEVKNKQATWFTNKVERLHWEQWYINLNVAQHAKGHSGKSHYSKIVVDPGETVAEARGARRTALEASLRDVLFQIIRFVNDKKDHVPPIPNLEGVSFPYEITISSSSDSAFGMDMFKRMLQTGHPTMLS